Proteins encoded together in one Perognathus longimembris pacificus isolate PPM17 chromosome 8, ASM2315922v1, whole genome shotgun sequence window:
- the LOC125356162 gene encoding regenerating islet-derived protein 3-beta-like gives MLPTPVLSNMSWMLLSCLMLLSQVQGEDSQKDLPSARISCPKGSQAYGSHCYALFKAPKSWTNADLACQKRPSGHLVSVLSGAEASFVSALVKNTEISYQYVWMGLHDPTLGEEPNGDGWEWSNSDVMNYFNWERNPFIYSDRGYCGSLSRNSGFLKWRDYNCDVQLPYVCKFTG, from the exons ATGCTGCCTACTCCAGTCCTCTCCAACATGTCCTGGATGCTGCTATCCTGCCTGATGCTCCTATCTCAAGTGCAAG GTGAGGACTCCCAGAAGGATCTACCTTCTGCTCGCATCAGCTGTCCCAAAGGCTCCCAGGCCTATGGCTCCCACTGCTATGCCTTGTTTAAGGCACCAAAATCCTGGACTAATGCAGAT TTGGCTTGCCAGAAGCGGCCCTCAGGCCACCTCGTGTCTGTGCTCAGTGGGGCTGAGGCCTCCTTTGTCTCTGCTCTGGTCAAGAACACTGAGATCAGCTACCAGTATGTCTGGATGGGACTCCATGATCCCACGCTG GGCGAGGAGCCCAATGGAGATGGCTGGGAGTGGAGTAACTCTGATGTGATGAACTACTTTAACTGGGAAAGGAATCCTTTCATTTACTCTGATCGTGGTTACTGTGGGAGCTTGTCACGAAATTCAG GATTCCTGAAGTGGAGAGATTATAACTGTGATGTGCAATTACCTTACGTCTGCAAATTCACAGGCTAA